The following proteins are co-located in the Mus caroli chromosome 7, CAROLI_EIJ_v1.1, whole genome shotgun sequence genome:
- the Coq7 gene encoding 5-demethoxyubiquinone hydroxylase, mitochondrial, protein MSAAGAIAAASMGRLRTGVRRPFSEYGRGLIIRCHSSGMTLDNINRAAVDRIIRVDHAGEYGANRIYAGQMAVLGRTSVGPVIQKMWDQEKNHLKKFNELMIAFRARPTVLMPLWNVAGFALGAGTALLGKEGAMACTVAVEESIANHYNNQIRMLMEEDPEKYEELLQVIKQFRDEELEHHDIGLDHDAELAPAYALLKRIIQAGCSAAIYLSERF, encoded by the exons ATGAGCGCCGCCGGAGCCATAGCGGCTGCTTCTATGGGACGCCTGCGCACTGGTGTCCGGAGGCCCTTCTCAG AGTATGGAAGAGGCCTCATCATCAGGTGTCACAGTTCGGGGATGACCTTAGACAATATTAACCGGGCAGCCGTGGATCGAATAATTCGGGTGGATCACGCTGGTGAATATGGAGCAAACCGCATCTATGCAGGGCAAATGGCCGTGCTCGGTCGGACCAGTGTTGGCCCTGTCATTCAG AAAATGTGGGATCAGGAGAAGAACCATTTGAAAAAGTTCAACGAGCTGATGATTGCATTCAGGGCCCGACCTACGGTTTTGATGCCCTTGTGGAACGTGGCAGGCTTTGCCCTGG GGGCAGGAACTGCCttgctggggaaggaaggagcaaTGGCCTGCACCGTGGCGGTAGAAGAGTCTATCGCTAATCACTACAACAACCAGATCCGCATGCTGATGGAAGAGGACCCTGAAAAGTATGAGGAGCTGCTGCAG GTCATCAAGCAGTTTCGCGATGAGGAGCTTGAACACCACGACATAGGCCTGGACCACGACGCAGAGCTG GCTCCCGCGTATGCCTTGTTGAAGAGGATTATTCAGGCTGGATGCAGTGCAGCCATATATTTATCAGAAAGGTTTTAG